Within the bacterium genome, the region CTTCGGCGTCGAGCTGCCGTACGAGCTGACGTACGCGCCGGTCCTCGAGCGCCGGGCCGAGAGTTGGCTCGAGACGACGGCGGTGGGCGCGGGCCGCGACGACGGCGTCGTTGCCGGGATGCCGGTAGTAGGCGCCGAAGGGCTGGTGGGCCGGGTGGCGCGGGTGACGGCGACGGCGGCGGAGGTGGAGCTCATCACCAGCGAGCGCGTACGCGTCGCCGCGACGCACGCGCCCACCGGGACGACCGGCGTGTATTACGCCGACGCCGAAGGCCGCGGCCGGCTGGCGTATCTACCGCGGACCACCGAGCTCAAGGTGGGCGACCTGGTCGTCACCGCCGGTACGAGCCGCCTGTTCCCGCCGGGCTTGATTATCGGGTACGTCCGCGCCGTCGAGCGGCCTTTCGACTCCATGTTCGCCGAGGTGGAGGTGGCGCCGGCTGAGAACCTGGCCGCCCTGGAGAGCGTCTTCGTCGTCGACTGGCTGCCGAAGAAAAAGTAAACGCGCGGCCGCGCGTTTAATGTATCCAGCCTCTCGGGGCTGGTTTTTCGCAGGCGACGCCGCGGCGGAATATCACCGCGGTTGATTTAGGCCGTGGGACTTTGGTATAATAGGCCGGTTTATTTCTACGCGGCTACAAGGTGATATAAACTATGAAAAGGACGCCCTTCGTAGAATCCTGTCTCGTCATAGGCCAGTGCGCGGTCAACTGGTTCGCGCGCCGGCCGCTCGCCGTCTCGTTCGAAGTGACGAATTCGTGCACCTGCAACTGCCGCCACTGCGACCACGGCGGCCCGGTTGACGAAGCCGAGCGCATTACGCCCGACGACATCCGCCGCTGGATGAAGGTCCTGCACCCGGGCGGCATCCAAATTTCCGGCGGCGAGCCGCTGCTGCGCGACGACATAATAGAGTGCGTTCGCGCGACCCAACGCGTCGGCGGCCTGCCCTACACCGTCTTCGTCACTAACGCCTCGCTCCTAAGCGAGGAGAAGTACCTGGCGCTGCGCGACGCCGGGGCGGACCAGTTCTCGGTCTCGCTCGACTTCCCGGACGAGCGGCACGACGACTTCCGCCGTCACCCGGGCTTGTTCGCTCACCTCGACGCGCTGCTGCCGCGGCTGGCCGCGCTCGGCCACGACGACATCGTCCTCAATACCGCCATAACGCGGGAGAACTACAAGCACGTAAACGACATCGCGGAGCTCGCCGGCAAATGGGGCGTCAACATATCGTTCAGCGCGTACTCGCCGCGGCGCACCGGCGACATGTCGTACATGGTAACCGACCCGCTCGAGCTGGCGGAGCTGCGCCGGCAATTCGACCTCTTGCTCGAGCGCAAGGGGAACGACCCGCACGGGCGCATCGTCAACTCCTGCACCACGCTGGAAGAAACGTACGAATATTTCGAGAACGGCGGGACGCCGGGCTGCACCGCGGGGCTCCGCTTCCTGGTCATCACCGCCGACGGCTACCTGCAACCGTGCTCGATGCACTTCCGCAAGTATCTGGACCAGCGCAAATTGGCCGAAGAGTTTACCCCCGGCAACGAGTGCGACGAGTGCTACGTCGCCATTCGCTCGTATTTGGACAAGGGGTTCTGGCAGCTACTCCGCGAGAACGTCGTCGACCACTTCTCGTTCCGGCTGCGGCGGGACCGCGCTCGAGCCGGCTAGCGCGGCGCTTTAGGTTTGATAAATACGGGGAGAGGGATTAACGGGGAGCGACGGGACGGTTATTAACGCCGGAAAAGCGTAATACCGATAATAATACGAAAGCCGCCTCGCGGGAGGCGGCCTTTTGGTATCCGGTAAGTTATCCCCCTTAATAATAGTGCATCATCGTGCCGCTCGGCCCCACGGCCCACCCCTCCGCCGGCGAGACCATGTGCAGCGCCGTGAGCTCCCACGAGCCGCTGGGCATGTTCTCCTCCAGCGACCAGGCGTCGTCCTGGTAGCGGGCGAGGTGCATCTCGTTGCCGCCGGCCCACCCCAGGCCGCTCGCGGCGAAG harbors:
- the mreC gene encoding rod shape-determining protein MreC, giving the protein MRTLFNTKVITTLVLSAVAAGLVALDLTGRVEARALLVRAKAPAYKLSSYVKELERREEERADMAERLAHRSILLGRAERYKRENDALRALLGFGVELPYELTYAPVLERRAESWLETTAVGAGRDDGVVAGMPVVGAEGLVGRVARVTATAAEVELITSERVRVAATHAPTGTTGVYYADAEGRGRLAYLPRTTELKVGDLVVTAGTSRLFPPGLIIGYVRAVERPFDSMFAEVEVAPAENLAALESVFVVDWLPKKK
- a CDS encoding radical SAM protein; protein product: MKRTPFVESCLVIGQCAVNWFARRPLAVSFEVTNSCTCNCRHCDHGGPVDEAERITPDDIRRWMKVLHPGGIQISGGEPLLRDDIIECVRATQRVGGLPYTVFVTNASLLSEEKYLALRDAGADQFSVSLDFPDERHDDFRRHPGLFAHLDALLPRLAALGHDDIVLNTAITRENYKHVNDIAELAGKWGVNISFSAYSPRRTGDMSYMVTDPLELAELRRQFDLLLERKGNDPHGRIVNSCTTLEETYEYFENGGTPGCTAGLRFLVITADGYLQPCSMHFRKYLDQRKLAEEFTPGNECDECYVAIRSYLDKGFWQLLRENVVDHFSFRLRRDRARAG